A single region of the Aeromonas hydrophila subsp. hydrophila ATCC 7966 genome encodes:
- a CDS encoding DMT family transporter, translating to MTPSRRHSPFAGAVWMMVAGLCFAAVNSLSQYVSFKLGLPSTQVAFHQYLIALVCLLPWLIRHGLRQSLMTNQLRLHLLRVALAVVGIQFWLWALAVPVPIWQGIALLMTSPLFATLGSALFLKEQVSRARILATLAGFVGAMLILAPWTDDFSWASLLPVAAALFWAGYSLLVRYQAASESSHTIVVYLLIFSTPFNAMLALPEWQWPSETQWLLVAVSGVLSALAQMSIARAYSVAEASFVQPFDFAKLPMNVLAGWLVFGWAPPGRLWLGAAIIIGAITLLTHLEQRAHKSVS from the coding sequence ATGACACCCTCGCGCAGGCACTCTCCCTTTGCCGGTGCAGTCTGGATGATGGTAGCGGGCCTCTGCTTCGCCGCCGTCAACAGCCTGAGCCAGTATGTCAGCTTCAAGCTCGGCCTCCCTTCGACCCAGGTCGCCTTCCATCAATATCTGATTGCCCTGGTCTGCCTGCTGCCCTGGCTCATTCGTCACGGTCTGCGCCAGTCGCTGATGACCAACCAGCTGCGGCTGCACCTGCTGCGGGTCGCTCTCGCGGTGGTCGGCATCCAGTTCTGGCTGTGGGCGCTGGCGGTGCCCGTGCCCATCTGGCAGGGCATCGCGCTGCTGATGACGTCACCACTGTTTGCCACCCTGGGGTCGGCGCTCTTTCTCAAAGAGCAGGTGAGCCGGGCCCGCATTCTGGCGACCCTGGCCGGCTTTGTCGGCGCCATGCTGATCCTGGCCCCCTGGACCGACGATTTCAGCTGGGCCTCCCTGCTGCCGGTGGCGGCGGCGCTGTTCTGGGCCGGCTACTCCTTGCTGGTGCGCTATCAGGCGGCGAGCGAGTCGTCCCACACCATCGTCGTCTACCTGCTCATCTTCAGCACCCCGTTCAACGCCATGCTGGCGCTGCCGGAGTGGCAGTGGCCGAGCGAAACCCAGTGGCTGCTGGTGGCCGTGTCAGGGGTGCTGTCGGCACTGGCCCAGATGTCCATCGCGCGCGCCTACAGCGTGGCCGAGGCTTCGTTCGTGCAACCTTTTGATTTTGCCAAGCTGCCGATGAACGTGCTGGCCGGCTGGCTGGTGTTTGGCTGGGCGCCGCCCGGCCGATTGTGGCTCGGGGCCGCCATCATCATCGGCGCCATCACCCTGCTCACCCATCTGGAGCAGCGCGCCCACAAATCCGTTTCCTGA
- a CDS encoding FMN-dependent NADH-azoreductase — MANILVLKSSILGQYSQSNALIDGFLADHPSDTVTVRDLASLNLPVLDGELAMGLRGGENLNDRQLAVLAQSDELVAELKASDLVVIAAPMYNFNIPTQLKNWIDLVARAGVTFRYTETGPVGLVENTRALVISPRGGMHVGSATDLVTPYMRTVLGFIGIKEVDFIYAEGMGMGPDAQAKGIEQAKGQLETLAL, encoded by the coding sequence ATGGCCAACATCCTCGTACTCAAGTCCAGCATCCTGGGCCAATATTCCCAATCCAACGCCCTGATCGACGGCTTCCTGGCCGACCATCCGTCCGACACCGTCACCGTGCGTGATCTGGCGTCCCTGAACCTGCCGGTACTGGATGGCGAGCTGGCCATGGGCCTGCGCGGTGGTGAGAACCTCAATGATCGTCAACTGGCCGTGCTGGCCCAGTCCGACGAGCTGGTCGCCGAATTGAAGGCAAGCGATCTGGTGGTGATTGCCGCCCCCATGTACAACTTCAACATCCCGACCCAGCTGAAGAACTGGATCGATCTGGTGGCCCGCGCCGGCGTTACCTTCCGTTACACCGAAACCGGTCCGGTCGGCCTGGTGGAAAACACCCGCGCCCTGGTGATCAGCCCCCGCGGCGGCATGCACGTCGGCAGCGCCACCGATCTGGTGACCCCCTACATGCGTACCGTGCTGGGCTTCATCGGCATCAAGGAGGTGGATTTCATCTACGCCGAAGGCATGGGCATGGGCCCGGATGCCCAGGCCAAGGGCATCGAGCAGGCCAAAGGCCAGCTGGAGACCCTGGCACTCTGA
- a CDS encoding DUF4250 domain-containing protein: MNLNNFATMDVNMLLSLVNMQLRDRFDDLDDLCKAQDLDKAALVARLASGNFHYQEDQKQFR, from the coding sequence ATGAACCTGAACAACTTTGCCACCATGGACGTCAACATGCTGCTGAGCCTGGTCAACATGCAGCTGCGTGATCGCTTCGATGATCTCGATGATCTCTGCAAGGCGCAGGATCTCGACAAGGCGGCGCTGGTCGCCAGGCTGGCCAGCGGTAATTTCCACTATCAGGAAGATCAGAAGCAGTTCAGATAG
- a CDS encoding MarR family winged helix-turn-helix transcriptional regulator, which yields MSKIIELLAHYPPYQLVHAAEMVRDTFEQFYQQRYQLTVPQWRLMMVLGPNYPISQKELVEASGMDKVRISREIHRLVEKGILFTESSEHDKRVSLVSFTQAGLTLFQQLKTEAGSWQHTLTDYLPAEARQSIRLHLQSVSDAIEQLHLLDSERPS from the coding sequence ATGTCAAAGATCATAGAGCTGCTTGCCCACTATCCCCCCTATCAGCTGGTTCACGCCGCCGAGATGGTGCGCGACACCTTTGAGCAGTTTTACCAGCAGCGCTATCAGCTGACGGTGCCCCAATGGCGCCTGATGATGGTGCTCGGCCCCAACTACCCCATCAGCCAGAAAGAGCTGGTCGAGGCGAGCGGGATGGACAAGGTGCGGATCTCCCGCGAAATTCACCGGCTGGTGGAGAAAGGGATCCTCTTTACCGAGAGCAGCGAACACGACAAGCGGGTCAGCCTGGTCTCCTTCACCCAGGCGGGGCTCACCCTGTTCCAGCAGCTCAAGACCGAAGCGGGCAGCTGGCAGCACACCCTCACCGACTACCTGCCGGCCGAGGCGCGTCAATCCATTCGTCTGCACCTGCAAAGCGTCAGCGACGCCATCGAACAACTTCACCTGCTGGATAGCGAGCGACCCTCATGA
- a CDS encoding UPF0149 family protein: MNPSTRTRHLNQWIQTHSGQDMTYPALHGFLCARLVGPDAPNWQAPLAGLLPHDAELDEKSRDALHHLIAELEAQADEAQLALPSQCRLSTESPEQVFEQSHPLGQWCYGFSQGFATWPKPKDLNDPTTQYRFSLAAELSLFRDKPMAQMLHSAAGSDLPFMEFCKRQRQNMKTALNQLLQLDEYQAVPSSELALDSEQAEQWQQWFERADASRDLHSRLGWFDKVIADAEPLFDAAFWQQIAGHGWSAHEARPLLAARAGRADCLLRLGQLEQARSEYLALLELCVADELGCRYPLSSLYALQGEWQALQALLVRFDEASSWLLYNKALMTFVCAGAEAAQPLLSAAIKANAHVPACLLGQRKLPKQEPHSWQAGSRDEAALYTLQSRDAWLKHNALIWLRKG, from the coding sequence ATGAATCCATCCACTCGTACCCGTCATCTCAATCAATGGATCCAGACCCACAGTGGGCAGGACATGACCTACCCGGCGCTGCACGGCTTTTTGTGTGCCCGCCTGGTCGGGCCGGATGCCCCTAACTGGCAGGCCCCGCTGGCCGGTCTGTTGCCCCATGACGCCGAGCTGGATGAGAAGAGCCGCGACGCGCTGCACCATCTGATCGCCGAGCTGGAAGCCCAGGCCGATGAGGCCCAGCTCGCCCTGCCGAGCCAGTGCCGCCTCTCCACCGAGAGTCCGGAGCAGGTCTTCGAGCAGAGTCACCCGCTCGGTCAGTGGTGCTACGGCTTCAGCCAGGGCTTTGCCACCTGGCCCAAGCCCAAGGATCTGAACGACCCGACCACCCAGTACCGTTTCAGCCTGGCCGCCGAGCTGAGCCTGTTTCGCGACAAACCCATGGCCCAGATGCTGCACTCGGCCGCCGGCAGCGACCTCCCCTTCATGGAGTTCTGCAAGCGCCAGCGCCAGAACATGAAAACCGCCCTCAACCAGCTGCTGCAACTGGATGAGTATCAGGCCGTGCCAAGCTCGGAGCTGGCGCTGGACAGCGAGCAGGCCGAGCAGTGGCAACAGTGGTTCGAACGGGCCGATGCCAGTCGCGATCTGCACAGCCGTCTCGGCTGGTTTGACAAGGTGATCGCCGACGCCGAGCCGCTGTTCGACGCCGCCTTCTGGCAGCAGATTGCCGGCCATGGCTGGAGTGCCCACGAAGCGCGCCCGCTGCTGGCCGCCCGGGCCGGGCGGGCCGACTGCCTGCTGCGTCTCGGCCAGCTGGAACAGGCGCGCAGCGAATATCTGGCGCTGCTCGAGCTGTGTGTGGCCGACGAGCTGGGTTGCCGCTATCCCCTCTCCAGCCTCTATGCCCTGCAAGGGGAGTGGCAGGCGCTGCAGGCATTGCTGGTGCGCTTTGATGAAGCCTCCAGCTGGCTGCTCTACAACAAGGCGCTGATGACGTTCGTCTGCGCGGGGGCCGAGGCCGCACAGCCGCTGCTGAGCGCCGCCATCAAGGCCAACGCCCATGTGCCGGCCTGTCTGCTGGGCCAGCGCAAACTGCCCAAACAGGAGCCCCACAGCTGGCAGGCGGGCAGTCGCGACGAGGCCGCGCTCTACACCCTGCAAAGCCGCGACGCCTGGCTCAAGCACAACGCCTTGATCTGGCTGCGCAAAGGCTGA
- a CDS encoding CvfB family protein has translation MKEENTMLQIGKMNTLTVVELEERGAWLAADEYGELLLPKRQLPEGVAEGSEVKVFLYLDADCEPVITTDKPFAMVDDIVGLKVVNANKIGAFLDWGMKKDLFVPTREQNKPMQVGHVYLVRLMLDHEGRMVGTSRLERFLRTDKPPFKAGDEVTALPGERTPLGIKAIVNGEYAGMLFKNEVFGRVTTGRPLTAWVKQVRDDGKLDLTLQKPGMARMDDAGELILARLKKQGGSLAVGDKSEPELIYKLLGMSKGTFKKAIGGLYKQGKIVLEDNCITLVAADNAPDGE, from the coding sequence ATGAAAGAAGAGAACACCATGCTACAGATTGGCAAGATGAACACCCTTACCGTAGTCGAGCTCGAAGAGCGCGGCGCCTGGCTTGCGGCCGACGAATATGGCGAGCTGCTGCTGCCCAAACGCCAACTGCCGGAAGGGGTGGCCGAGGGCAGTGAGGTCAAGGTCTTCCTCTATCTGGATGCCGACTGCGAGCCGGTGATCACCACCGACAAGCCGTTTGCCATGGTGGACGACATCGTCGGCCTCAAGGTGGTCAATGCCAACAAGATTGGCGCCTTCCTCGACTGGGGCATGAAGAAGGATCTGTTCGTGCCGACCCGTGAGCAGAACAAACCGATGCAGGTGGGCCACGTCTATCTGGTGCGGCTGATGCTCGATCACGAGGGCCGCATGGTGGGCACCAGCCGCCTCGAGCGCTTCCTGCGCACCGACAAGCCCCCCTTCAAGGCGGGTGACGAAGTGACTGCCCTGCCCGGCGAGCGCACGCCGCTCGGCATCAAGGCCATCGTCAACGGCGAATACGCCGGCATGCTGTTCAAGAACGAGGTGTTCGGCCGGGTCACCACGGGCCGGCCGCTGACCGCCTGGGTCAAGCAGGTGCGTGACGACGGCAAGCTGGATCTGACCCTGCAAAAGCCGGGCATGGCGCGGATGGACGATGCCGGCGAGCTGATCCTGGCCCGCCTCAAGAAGCAGGGCGGCAGTCTGGCGGTGGGTGACAAGAGCGAACCCGAGCTCATCTACAAGCTGCTTGGCATGAGCAAGGGCACCTTCAAGAAGGCCATCGGCGGCCTCTACAAGCAGGGCAAGATTGTGCTCGAGGACAACTGCATCACGCTCGTGGCTGCCGATAACGCGCCGGATGGCGAATAA
- a CDS encoding DUF1289 domain-containing protein, protein MPSPCIGHCQAKDGLCLGCGRTLTEIGRWSAMDSDAQLAVMAQLDGSTSTHRCPGCGEPAFCTVSAGATIAECWCSQLPALPMGEASACWCRRCLVKAMAARP, encoded by the coding sequence GTGCCGAGCCCCTGCATTGGTCATTGCCAGGCAAAGGATGGCCTCTGTCTTGGCTGTGGCCGTACCCTGACCGAGATAGGTCGCTGGTCCGCCATGGACAGTGACGCCCAGCTGGCGGTAATGGCGCAGCTGGACGGTTCAACCAGTACCCACCGCTGTCCCGGCTGCGGTGAGCCGGCATTTTGCACCGTGTCAGCCGGCGCGACCATCGCCGAGTGCTGGTGCAGCCAGTTGCCGGCCCTGCCCATGGGGGAGGCCAGCGCCTGCTGGTGCCGCCGCTGTCTGGTCAAGGCCATGGCGGCCCGTCCCTGA
- a CDS encoding HI1450 family dsDNA-mimic protein — protein sequence MEQRTPDQLVEWAYDQFLEQAADMLAPEQIVDITLEFEQRGAVEATLPNADWSAELGVPVDMERWVEVWVGLLDHQEEFEVIFATFLLPRHLNEHDVHVRWHRQQQA from the coding sequence ATGGAACAGCGTACCCCGGATCAACTGGTCGAATGGGCCTATGATCAGTTTCTTGAGCAGGCCGCAGACATGCTGGCCCCCGAACAAATCGTCGACATCACCCTGGAGTTCGAACAGCGTGGCGCCGTCGAGGCGACCCTGCCCAACGCCGACTGGTCAGCCGAACTCGGTGTGCCGGTCGACATGGAGCGCTGGGTCGAGGTGTGGGTCGGCTTGCTGGATCATCAGGAGGAGTTTGAGGTGATTTTTGCCACCTTCCTGCTGCCCCGCCATCTCAATGAGCACGATGTCCATGTGCGCTGGCACCGCCAGCAACAGGCATAA
- the mtgA gene encoding monofunctional biosynthetic peptidoglycan transglycosylase encodes MRPALARRLLSGLGKLLLAALLSTIVSVALLRFIDPPMWTWRLERALFPPAKVAEVKHDWVPLEQISRELQLAVIAAEDQRFAEHNGFDMDAISSALKHNQHSERVRGASTLSQQTAKNLFMWSDRSFLRKGIEAWFTLLMELGWDKSRILEMYLNIVEFGPGIYGAEAAARHYFGKPAARLTRYEASLLAAALPNPWRYRVKPPSPYVQQRSAWIRRQMGQLGQITLNKVHQAD; translated from the coding sequence GTGCGTCCCGCCCTGGCCAGACGCCTGCTGAGCGGGCTCGGCAAACTGCTGCTGGCGGCACTGCTCAGCACCATCGTCTCGGTGGCCTTGCTGCGCTTCATCGATCCGCCCATGTGGACCTGGCGCCTCGAGCGGGCGCTGTTTCCACCGGCCAAGGTGGCCGAGGTCAAGCACGACTGGGTGCCGCTCGAGCAGATCTCCCGCGAGCTACAACTGGCGGTGATTGCCGCCGAAGATCAACGCTTTGCCGAACACAATGGCTTCGACATGGATGCCATCAGCTCGGCGCTCAAGCACAATCAGCACAGTGAGCGGGTGCGCGGCGCCAGCACCCTCAGCCAGCAGACCGCCAAGAACCTCTTCATGTGGAGCGATCGCAGCTTCCTGCGCAAGGGGATCGAGGCCTGGTTCACCCTGCTGATGGAGCTGGGCTGGGACAAGTCCCGCATCCTCGAGATGTACCTGAATATCGTGGAGTTCGGGCCCGGTATCTACGGCGCCGAGGCCGCTGCCAGGCACTACTTCGGCAAACCGGCCGCCCGCCTGACCCGTTACGAAGCCTCCCTGCTGGCCGCCGCCCTGCCCAATCCCTGGCGCTATCGGGTCAAGCCTCCTTCACCCTACGTCCAGCAGCGCTCGGCCTGGATCCGCCGTCAGATGGGCCAGCTGGGTCAGATCACCCTCAACAAGGTGCATCAGGCCGATTGA
- a CDS encoding HI1450 family dsDNA-mimic protein, with protein MSLNDEMHSVEELLDTALELFMELASDNLPEQEIARFNQEFNDRGLLAETDPADDWEADVGFEVSDADYAEVWIGLGNEQEEYEHLFARMLLSRRVDEKFCHIEWLPQ; from the coding sequence ATGTCTTTGAACGACGAAATGCACAGCGTCGAGGAACTGCTCGACACCGCTCTGGAACTCTTCATGGAGCTGGCCTCCGACAACCTGCCGGAGCAGGAGATTGCCCGCTTCAATCAGGAGTTCAACGATCGCGGCCTGCTGGCGGAAACCGATCCGGCCGATGACTGGGAAGCGGACGTGGGATTCGAAGTCAGCGACGCCGACTATGCCGAAGTCTGGATCGGGCTTGGCAACGAGCAGGAAGAGTACGAGCACCTGTTCGCCCGCATGCTGCTCTCCCGCCGTGTTGACGAGAAGTTCTGCCACATCGAATGGCTGCCCCAATAA
- the minE gene encoding cell division topological specificity factor MinE has translation MSLLDYFRSNKKQSTAQLAKERLQIIVAHERSSRGGPDYLPQLKQDILDVIRKYVQIDPDKITVQLDKKSDELSVLELNITFADDKKG, from the coding sequence ATGTCATTATTGGATTATTTTCGTTCCAACAAGAAACAGAGCACCGCACAACTGGCCAAAGAGCGGTTGCAGATCATCGTGGCTCACGAGCGTTCATCCAGAGGGGGGCCGGATTACCTGCCCCAGCTCAAGCAGGATATCCTCGACGTGATCCGTAAATATGTGCAGATCGACCCTGACAAGATCACGGTCCAGCTGGACAAGAAGAGTGATGAGTTGTCCGTGCTGGAGCTCAACATCACCTTCGCCGATGACAAGAAGGGATGA